The genome window GCTGCTCTCCGACAAGCCGGCGGTGCACCGTTACCCGGGCTCCATGGCGAAGCGGATCCAGCAGCTGTGCCAGTACCTCGTGGACCACTACGACGGTGACGCGAGCGCGGTCTGGCAGGACGCGGCGACCGGCGCGGAACTCCTCTCCCGCCTCGAAGCCCTCCCCGGCTTCGGCCACCAGAAGGCCCAGATCTTCCTGGCCCTCCTCGGCAAGCAGCTCGGCGTCCACCCCACCGGCTGGCGCGAGGCCGCCGGCTCCTACGGGGACGCCGACTCCTTCCGCTCCGTGGCCGACATCAAGGGCCCCGACTCCCTGGCCAAGGTCCGCGCCCACAAACAGGAGATGAAGGCAGCCGCCAAGGCGGCGAAGGCCTCCGGCAAGTAACCACCGCCCCGGCCTCTCCCTCTTCTCCCCGGCCCACGCCTACGCCTACGCCGAGCGAGCGGATCCCCACCCCACCCGGTGCACACCCCCACCCCACGGGAAACCATCCCCCGTGCACCCCGCCCCCCGCCCCGCCGTCGCCACGGAGTCCCTCCGTGCCCGAGCGCGGCGGACAGCCCGGCGCGGAGCCTGGCTGAGGGTGCTCACCCTGACCGTCGCCCTCCTCGCCCTGCTCGCCCCCCTCACCCACACCACCACGCACGGCGCCCACGCCCTCCCGCCCGCGCTCTCCGGCGAACCCCCGACCGCCGAGTACGACCTGCTGGAGACGGCCCCGCGCCCCCCGACCCGCCACACCCCGCGCCCGGCCGCGCCACCCCGCCCTACCGTCGCCGCGTCCCCCCACACCCCACCGGCGCCCTCGCACCGGCGCCACCGCCTCCGCGCCGCGCCCCGCCCGAGGCCGTCGCACCCGCCGTACGCCCTGCACGCCCTGCGCTCCGTGGTCCTGCGCTGCTGAGCGAGCCCCGGCTCCCTCCCCTCCCCAGCACCGCAGAACCACCATCCACAGCCCGCACGTGACAGGACAGGACGGACACCTCCATGCCCGCAGACCCCTATACGGTCCTGCGCGCACTCCTCCACGCGGAGGCCCTGCGCAGCACCCCCAAGCCGACCCCCGAACGGACGGCCCCCGAAGACCACCGCACCCCGCCGACCACGGACGAACACCCCCCGAGGCGCCCGGACCGCAACTGACCCCCCTCCCCCCACCACCGGAAGCCCGAAGCCCGAAGCCCGACGACGAACGCCCTGGAACGCCCTGGAGCCCACCGGCCCCAGGGCGTTCCCCTACCGCCCCCTCCTACCGCCTACCACCCCCGCCTCCCGCGCCCGCCCCTCCGGCGCCACCCCGTACTCCACCGGCCCCATCAACGACTCGGGCGCCCGAAGCCGCGTCGCGGCCACCGGTGTCGGCGCGCCCTTCTCGCTCAGCACCGACACCAGACCCAGCGCGCCACCCCCAGCGTCGGCGCCACCCTCCGGCCTGTCGGCGGCCACCACGGCCGGGGTGATCCTGCGGGCGGCGTACCCGGAGGCGATCTCCAACGCCTCCCGGGGCAGGGCCCCGGTCGCGGACGCGGAGGTCGACGCGGGCCGGGTGTCACTCATCGTCACTCACCTCGGTCGGGGCGGATTCCTCATGGCCGACTCCTCGCGGCGGACTCCGCGCGCCCCCGAAACGCCCCCACCGAGCACCCATGACCGCCACGGGACCCTCACAGAATTACCGATTTAACCCGTTTGGTGGCACCTTTTCCAGGGTCGCACTCCGTCGCCATGGCTGCGCCCGGAACGTCTTGGCCGGTAGGCTTTCCGTGTGATCTTCAAGCGCATCGGAAACGGCCGGCCGTACCCCGACCACGGCCGGGAAAGCACCCGGCAGTGGGCGGACGTCGCGCCGCGCCCGGTCCGCCTCGATCAGCTCGTGACGACCAAGGGGCAGCTGGACCTGGAGACCCTCCTCGCCGAGGACTCCACCTTCTACGGCGACCTCTTCGCGCACGTGGTGAAGTGGCAGGGCGATCTGTACCTGGAGGACGGCCTCCACCGCGCGGTCCGCGCGGCCCTCCAGCAGCGCCAGGTGCTGCACGCGCGCGTCCTCGAACTGGACTAGCCCTCGGGCGGCGGGCGCCGGGACAGCCGCCGCGGGCGGCCTTCACCCACACACCGGCGGTCGCCGGTTGGCCCTTTCGGGTTGGACCGCAGCGCGGTGAATGATCATCTAGTAGGCATCGCCGTCCAACGGCACTACGCTGCGCCCATGAGCATGCTGACTCCTCCTGGCATGGGCGGCCAGTACCGGATCACGGGGGACAAGTACCCGAGGCTGCGTCGGCCCAAGAGGCGTCGCAGGCTCGTCCTCACGATCGTCGCGTCCGTGACCGCGCTGGGCCTCGTCGGCTGGGGGACCCTGCAGCTCATCGACGTCTTCACCGGCGACGAGGACCAGGCCGCCGCGGCGGGCCCCAAGGCCGACTGCGCGACCCGGGTGACCTCGTCCCCGTCCCCGAAGGCGAGCGGATCAGCCGCGAAGGACTTGCCGGCACCCGGCAGGATCACCGTCAACGTCCTCAACGCCACGCCCCGCGCGGGCCTCGCCAAGGACACCGCCGACGAGCTGAAGCAGCGCGGCTTCCGCATCGGGAACGTGGGCAACGCGACCGAGGAGTACGACAAGAAGGTCAAGGGCACCGCGATGCTGCTCGGCGCGAAGGCCGCCGAGGACACGGCCCTGGCCGTCCTCAACACCCAGCTCACCGGCGCGCAGTCGAAGACCGACGGCCGGAAGAAGGCCACCGAGGTCGACCTCGTCATCGGTACCGGCTTCAAGGCCCTCAGCACGCGGAAGGACGCCGACAAGGCACTGGCCGCCCTGACCAGCCCCGAGCCGACGCCCACCGCGTCGAAGACCTGCTGAACCTCTGCCGAACCCCCTCGCGGGCTACTCGGCGGCGCCGTACAGCCGGTCGCCCGCGTCACCCAGGCCCGGCACGATGTAGCCGTGCTCGTTCAGGCGCTCGTCCACGGCGGCGGTCACGACCGTCACCGGGGCGCCCGCCAGCTCGCGCTCCATGACCTCGACGCCCTCGGGGGCGGCGAGGAGCACCACGGCGGTCACGTCGTCGGCGCCACGCGCGATCAGCTCACGGATCGCGGCGACGAGGGTGCCGCCGGTCGCGAGCATCGGGTCGAGGACGTACACCTGACGCCCGGAGAGGTCCTCGGGCATGCGCGTGGCGTACGTGGAGGCCTCCAGCGTCTCCTCGTTGCGGATCATGCCCAGGAAGCCCACCTCGGCGGTCGGCAGCAGCCGGACCATGCCGTCGAGCATGCCGAGGCCGGCCCGGAGGATCGGCACGACGAGGGGGCGCGGGTGGGAGAGCTTGACGCCCGTGGTCGTGGCGACCGGCGTCGTGATGTCGACCAGCTCCGTGCGCACGTCCCGCGTGGCCTCGTAGGCGAGCAGGGTGACCAGTTCGTCGGCGAGGCGGCGGAAGGTCGGGGAGTCCGTGCGCCGGTCGCGCAGCGTGGTGAGCTTGTGAGCGACCAGGGGGTGGTCGACGACATGGAGACGCATGTCCACAACAGTAACCGGGGCCACGGAGACGACCACCACGAGTGCCCCGCCCCACGCCCACCGGCCACCCGCCCCCGCCCGGCCACTCGCCCCGCCCCGCCCTCCCGATGGCATCAAACCCCCCGCCGGAGGGAAAGTGGGATGAACGGACGGACCGTCGACGGAACAAGACGGAACGAGACGGAACGAGACGGAACGACCCGACACCCGGCCGTGAGCCCGCGTCGAGCGGCGGCGCACCCGGGGCTGACAGCGGGGTCGCATGGGCGGGGCGCGGCAGGGAGCCGACGGCGGGGCGGGGCCCGCCGGTGACGGGGCGGCAGGGAGTCGAAGAGGTGGTGGGCGTGGGCGACGAGACGCAGGGAACCGGACGGGAGAACGAGGCCGCTCGACGGCGGCGGCGGGCGCAGTTCCTGCGGGAGTTGACGGAGGCGCGGGAGCTGCGCGACCGGGTCCAGCCGCGCCGCGCCAAGGCCGCACGCCTCCGCCACGCCATGCGCATGCGCACCTTCCGCTGGTGACCCGGGCGCACCGAACCCCGCCGCCCGATGCCTCCCCCTCCCCTCCCCTCTCTCCGCTCCGCTCCCCTCCCCTGCTCCTCAACCCGCCCTTCCCCGCACCCCCGATGGGGCCCGTGTGACGTGTTCGCGGGGTATGTGTGGAGCGTTCACGGGGTGGTCGTGCATATGCGGCCAGGAACTCCGCGTACGATCCGCTGGTGGCGGCAACAGGTGCGCAGGTGAACAGCGGACCCACCGGCGATCAAAAGAGCCGGACACAGGGAGCCGAAGACGTCCCCTGGGCGCTCTGTTTCTGCCACGATTCCGAGTGGGTGGGGCTCGGACCGCAAGCCTCCCCACCCACAGCCTCCGCCGGGGGGACCCCCAACCGGCACACCTATGACCAGTGGGAGAGTCACGGTGTACTTCGCCGCACTGCTCGCGCGCACCGAAGACGGGTGGGAAGCGAGCGACACAGAGCTCGACGATGTGGAAACCCTGTCGGATCTGGCCGACCTGGCCCGTGAAGCCTCGCCCGGCGACGACACGGTGCTGGTGCTCATCGAGCAGGAGGACGCCTGGTTCGGCGTCGTCCGCATCGATGGCGAGGACGACCCTCGTATCTACGTGTCGGACGCCGCCGCCGCTGCCCGCAGCAGCTACGGCGAGATCCTGCTCACCGACGAACTGCTCGGAAGGGAGCCCGGCGACGACGACCCCGACCTGGACGCCCTCGACCTCGACGGCACCGAGGACGGTGAGTCCGACTCCGACGACGATGACGACACGTCCGCCGAGGCCGTGCCGCACAGCCCGGTCGGCGACACCGAGATCCTCGACGACCTGGGGGTGGGTGAGAAGGAGCTGCGCGCCCTCGACGCCGACGACGCCCTCAGCTCGATCGCCGAGGCCCTCGGGGCGTCGGAGGTCCTGGAGACGGTCCGCTGAGTCCGTCCAGTCCGTCCAGTCCGTCCAGTCCGTCCAGTCCGTCCAGTCCGCTGAGTCCGTCCGGTCCGTTCGGTCCGTTCGGTCCGTCCAGGCCGTTCGGTCCGTCCAGGCCGTTCGGTCCGTCGGGTGGGTTGCGCCGGTGACCGGCGCGAGCGGCGCGGCCGACGAGGCGGCACCGGGCGGACCCGACCCCGGACCCGTACGCGATCCCGGTCCCGTCCCCGATCCCGTGCGCGCCCCCTGGCGGGGCGCGATGCAGCTCGCCCTGGCCGAGGCCGGGCGGGCCGCCGAGGGCGGGGACGTCCCGGTCGGTGCGGTCGTCCTGTCCCCGGACGGCACGACCGTACTGGCCACCGGGCACAACGAGCGCGAGGCGACCGGCGACCCGACCGCGCACGCGGAGGTGCTCGCCGTCCGCCGCGCCGCCGCCGTGCTCGGCGCCTGGCGACTGACCGGCTGCACCCTGGTCGTCACCCTCGAACCCTGCACGATGTGCGCGGGCGCACTCGTGCAGTCCCGGGTCGACCGGGTCGTCTACGGCGCGCGCGACGAGAAGGCCGGCGCCACCGGCTCCCTCTGGGACGTCGTACGCGACCGGCGCCTCAACCACCGTCCCGAGGTCGTCGGGGGCGTCCTCGCCGACGACTGCGCCCGGCTTCTCACCGAGTTCTTCCGCACCCGCTGAGGACCCGGCGATACCGATTTCAAAGCACGCCCCACCTTGTTGTAAGGTCTCTCTCGGTAGCGTGTCCGAGCGGCCGAAGGAGCTCGCCTCGAAAGCGAGTGTGGCGCAAGTCACCGAGGGTTCAAATCCCTCCGCTACCGCTGAAGAAGGGCCCCGTCGTCAGGCGGGGCCCTTCCTGCGTCTTCCGGTGCGTTCTCCGGGCTCCGCCGCCTCTCCTGCGAACGCATGATCGGGTTACACTCGCCGCCGACCAAGAGGACCCAACGGGCCCACGGGGCGCAAGAGGCGGGGGAGGCCGCGGTGGCGGTACAGGGGAAGAAGATCGCACTGTACGTGCTCGTGGTCTTCGTGGCCTACGTGATCATCACAGACCCGGAGAACGCCGCCGACTACGTCCAGATAGGGTTCGAGGGCATCTCCAACGCCGCCCAGGCCATCGGCGACTTCTTCACATGGCTCGCCGACGGGGCGCAGTAGCCCCCGCACCCAGCACCTCGTACGACCACTCCGGAGCGCCCATGATCCGCCACCTGGTCCTCTTCAAGCTCAACGAGGGTGTCGAGCGCGACGACCCGCGGGTCGTGAAGGGCGTGGACGCCTTCCGCGCGCTCGACGGGACGATCGGCGAGATCCGCTTCTGGGAACTGGGCTGGAACCTCAGCGACCGCCCCATCGCCCACGACTTCGCGATCAACTCCGCGTTCGACGACGCGGACGCGCTGCGTACGTACGTCGAGCACCCGGACCACCAGGCCGGCGTCGCGCTGTGGCGGGAGTTCGCCACCTGGGTCATCGCCGACTACGAGTTCTGAGCCACGGCCCTCGCTTTCCGCTCTTTCCGCCCCGCACTCCCGGAGTGCGGGGCGTTTTTTCTCAACACGGCTGTATGCGGTGCTTGATCACAGTGCACATGTCTTGTGATGCTATGACCGCTTTTGACGGTTGAGTTGATGGATGAAGAGGTGGCGTTGACCGTGTCGGCCAGTACTGCCCCTCCCCAGGAAGACGTCCCGGCTCCCGACCCCGCGTCGGCCCAGGTCACGGCCCAGGCCACCGCGCCCCCTCCGGAGAAACGTCGCGGCGCCGACACCCGGGCGCTCACCCAGGTGCTGTTCGGGGAGCTGAAGCATCTGGCGCCGGGCACGCCGGAGCACAACCGCGTGCGCGGGGCGCTCATCGAGGCGAACCTCCCGCTCGTGCGCTACGCCGCCGCCCGTTTCCGCTCCCGCAACGAGCCCATGGAGGACGTGGTCCAGGTCGGGACCATCGGGCTGATCAACGCCATCGACCGGTTCGACCCGGACCGGGGCGTGCAGTTCCCGACCTTCGCGATGCCGACCGTCATCGGCGAGATCAAGCGGTACTTCCGCGACAACGTGCGCACGGTCCACGTCCCGCGCCGGCTGCACGAGTTGTGGGTCCAGGTGAACAGCGCGACCGAGGACCTCACCACCGCCTTCGGACGCACCCCCTCCACCGCCGAGATCGCCGAGCGGCTGCGCATCACCGAGGAGGAGGTCCTGTCCTGCATCGAGGCCGGCCGCTCGTACCACGCGACATCCCTGGAGGCCGCCCAGGAGGGCGACGGGATGCCGGGGCTGCTCGACCGGCTCGGCTACGAGGACCCCGAGCTGGACGGCGTCGAACACCGCGACCTCGTACGGCATCTCCTCGTCCAACTCCCCGAGCGCGAACAGCGGATCCTGCTCCTGCGCTACTACAGCAACCTCACGCAGTCGCAGATCAGCGCGGAGCTGGGGGTCTCCCAGATGCATGTCTCGCGGCTGCTGGCGCGGAGCTTCGCGCGGCTGCGGTCGGCCAACCGGATCGAGGTGTAGCGCTCCGTCCGGCCGCCGGGCGCCTGTTCGTCTGCCGGGTTTCCACGGGTTCGCGAGTGCGGGTGCGTGGGGCTTCTCGCGCGGTTCCCCGCGCGACTTCAGGGGCGGAGCCCCCTCCTCAGATGGGTAACCGTCGGTAAGCGACGACCCCCGTCGCACCGCCGATGGACCATGGGGCATGCGGGGCGCACGATGGCAGGCGGGGCGCACAGAATCGGCCAGCGGTGCGCGTGCGCAGGCCATGGGCGTGACCGAATGCGCTGTCGAGATGTCACCGGGGAGAGCGAATCGCCCGTTGACGCTTTTTCAGGTCGAACAGATCTGAAATCCCATCAGAACACCTGTTTCCAGGGCCTATTCACCCTCTCCATGTCGACATGTCACTACATCGTGTTGCCGACGTGTGACATTCTCTCCCCAGCGCGTTTGCCGTGGCCTCGCCGCCGGTATTCAGGTGGAGGCTGCGTTCCTTACGACGGAGCGTCCGCCGCGACCGTCCGCGACCCAAAGGGGGTGGCATGTCCGCAGACCAGGGCAGCTCGAAGGTGCTCACACTCGCCAAGAGCGAGACCGCGCCCGACGCTATCCAGGCCCCTCAGGACCTTCAGGCGCTTGAGGACCTTCCCGGTCCCCAGGCTCCGCCGGCGTCTGACTTCCCGGCCTCGTCCGCCTCGGCGAACATCGACACCCGCACCCTGTCCCGCTCCCTGTTCCTGCGGCTGGCCGCACTCGACGAGAACAGCCCCGAGCGTGCCTATGTCCGGGACACCCTCATCGAGCTCAACCTCCCGCTGGTGCGTTACGCCGCCGCACGTTTCCGGTCGCGCAACGAGCCCATGGAGGACATCGTCCAGGTCGGAACGATCGGCCTGATCAAGGCGATCGACCGCTTCGACTGCGAACGGGGCGTGGAGTTCCCGACGTTCGCGATGCCGACGGTCGTGGGCGAGATCAAGCGGTTCTTCCGCGACACCTCGTGGTCGGTCCGGGTTCCGCGCCGGCTCCAGGAGCTGCGGCTGGCCCTCACCAAGGCCAGCGACGAGCTGTCCCAGAAGCTCGACCGCTCCCCGACGGTCACCGAACTCGCCGCCGTGCTGGGCGTGTCCGAGGAGGACGTCGTCGACGGCCTCGCCGTGGGCAACGCGTACACGGCGTCGTCGCTGGACTCCCCGGCGCCCGAGGACGACGGCGGCGAGGGTTCCCTCGCGGACCGCCTCGGCTACGAGGACACGGCGCTGGAGGGCGTGGAGTACCGGGAGTCGCTGAAGCCGCTGCTGGCCAAGCTGCCGCCTCGGGAGCGCCGGATCATCATGCTGCGGTTCTTCGCGAACATGACGCAGTCGCAGATCGGTGAGGAGGTCGGCATCTCCCAGATGCACGTCTCCCGGCTGCTCACCCGCACGCTGGCCCAGCTGCGTGAGGGGCTGATCTCCGACTGACCTGATCTCCGGCCGAGTCGGGCCACGCGTTGACACGTGACCGCCGGGTGCGCCTTCTTCGGGGGCGGCTCGGCGGTTGTGTGCGTGGGGGGTGCCTTATGGGGTGGGGGGTGCCTGTGCGTGGGCGGCTGCGGGTGCGTGGGGGGGGGTGCCTTATGGGGTGGGGGGTGCCTGTGCGTGGGCGGCTGCGGGTGCGTGGGGGGGGGTGCCTTATGGGGTGGGGGGTGCCTGTGCGTGGGCGGCTGCGGGTGCGTGGGGCTTCTCGCGCAGTTCCCCGCGCCCCTAAAGGATTCAGGCCCCTGCGGGCCTGAAAGACCACGGCCCCGCGGGCCTGAACCACGACCCCGCGGGCCTGGAAGACCACGGCCCCGCGGGCCTGGAAAGCGTGGGGCGCAGCCCCTGCTTTTCAGGGGCGCGGGGAACTGCGCGAGAAGCCCCACGCACCCGCAGCCGCCCCATCACCGAACCCGGCAGTCGAGTAGGCGCCCCCACCGGACGATCACCTACGACAGCGCGAGCCACACCACCGCGGCCACCACGGCCACCGCCGCGATCACACCGACGATCACACCCACCCGCGGCCCGGAGGACACGGCCGCGGGCGCGGCCTGGCGGCCCCCCGAAGGCGTCTCGTCGACGAAGGCGCGGAACATCTGCGTGCTGCCCGCGGGGTCGTAGTTGCCCTGGGGGTTCTGGTTGTCGGCCATGGCCCGAGACCTTAGCGAATGGGTGAGGACGCGCCCAAGCGGGGTTGTCCGCCCACGACCACCCGAACGTTCTCCTTTGCCAAGACTTGAGCTGCGGACACCCCCATTTCATTTGCCTGCAGCAACCATCCACTCCTATGGTTGCCCTAAGCAACAAACACCGGGAGGGGCTCCATGGCCGGGCAAGCGCACTACGAGGAGCTGGTCCGCCAGCTCAGCGCCATCGGAGCCGTGAAGCGGGAACTCACCAGGATGCTGCCGCACGAGTGCCCCGGCGGATCGGCCGGCGTCCTGACCCTGCTCGGCCGGCACGGCGAGATGCGGACGAGCAGGCTCGCCGAGCTGCTCGCGGTGGACATGTCGGTGACCAGCCGCCATGTCGCGCACGTCGCCGAGCGGGGCTGGATCGAACGCCTCCCCGACCCGGTGGACAAACGCTCACGCATCCTGCGCCTGACCCCCGAGGGCCGGGCCGTGATCGCCGAGCTGGACCGGCGCAGCAGCCGGCTGATGGCCGACCGGCTCAGCGACTGGTCCGACGACGAGGTCGGCGAGCTGGCCCGGCTGCTCGGCCGGCTGCGCGAGAGCTTCGACGCCACCGCCCCGCCCCGCACGCCCACGGAGCCGACGCGTAACGCCGCAGAGGCGACGCGTACCGACGTGGAGGCGCTGCGTACGCCCGGAGAACCGACCGGAACGCCCGCGTAGCGGTCACCACCACAACCCGTACACCCGCAAAGAGCACACAGGAGAAGGAAGCCCCATGGCAACGACCACACCAGCCGGTGTGCGGGCTCACGCCAAGCACGGAGGTGGACCCGCCAAGGGTGCCCCCCACAGCGGTGGCGACCACGCCCCGATGACACACCGCCAGATCATGGAAGCGCTGACCGGGCTGCTGCTCGGCATGTTCGTGGCGATCCTGTCGTCGACGATCGTGTCGAACGCTCTGCCGGACATCATCAAGGACCTGGGCGGCGGACAGAGCGCCTACACCTGGGTGGTGACGGCTTCGCTGCTCGCGATGACCGCGTCCACCCCGCTGTGGGGCAAGCTCGCCGACCTGTTCTCCAAGAAGCTGCTGATCCAGCTGGCCCTCGTGATCTTCGTGCTCGGGTCGGCCGCCGCCGGACTCTCCCAGAACGCCGGGATGCTCATCGGGTTCCGCGCGGTCCAGGGCATCGGCATGGGCGGGCTCTCCGCGCTGGCCCAGATCATCCTCGCGGCGATGATCTCCCCGCGTGAGCGCGGCCGGTACAACGGCTACCTCGGCGCGACCTTCGCGACCGCCATGGTCGGCGGCCCGCTGGTCGGCGGTGTCATCACCGACACCAGCTGGCTGGGCTGGCGCTGGTGCTTCTACGTCGGCGTGCCCTTCGCGGTCATCGCCCTGATCGTGCTCCAGCGGACCCTGCACCTGCCGGTCGTCAAGCGCAAGGTCAAGGTCGACTGGGCGGGCGCGTTCCTCATCACCGCCGCCGTCTGCCTGCTGCTGGTCTGGGTGACCTTCGCCGGTGACAAGTACGACTGGGTGTCGTGGCAGACGTACGCGATGGTCGGCGGCACGGTCGCGCTGCTCGCGGTGTTCCTGCTCGTGGAGTCGAAGGCGAGCGAGCCGATCATGCCGCTGCGGCTGTTCCGCAACCGGACGATCGCGCTGGCCTCGCTGGCCTCGCTCTTCGTCGGTGTCGCGATGTTCGCGGGCACGATCTTCTTCAGCCAGTACTTCCAGCTGGCCCGCGACAAGTCGCCGACCATGTCCGGTGTGCTGACGATCCCGATGATCGCCGGTCTGTTCGTCTCGTCGACCGTCTCCGGGCAGGTCATCACCCGTACCGGCCGCTGGAAGGCCTGGCTGCTGGCCGGTGGTGTGCTGGTGACCTCGGGTCTCGGCCTGCTGGGCACTCTGCGGTACGACACCCCGTACTGGCACGTGGCGATCTTCATGGCGCTGCTCGGGCTCGGCGTCGGCATGATGATGCAGAACCTGGTGCTGTGCACCCAGAACCAGGTCGCCCCGGGCGACCTCGGCGCCGCCAGCTCGGTCGTCACCTTCTTCCGCTCCCTCGGCGGCGCGATCGGCGTCTCCGCGCTGGGCGCGGTCCTGAGCCACCGGATCACGCACTACGCCGAGGAGGGCCTCGCCAAGCTCGGTGTCTCCGGCTCCTCCACCGGCCACGGCGAGATCCCCGACCTGGACGCGCTGCCCACGCCGATTCGCACGGTCATCGAGAGCG of Streptomyces phaeolivaceus contains these proteins:
- a CDS encoding HhH-GPD-type base excision DNA repair protein, giving the protein MNVTLHLAQDPEADELLGRSPLAALVGMLLDQQVPMEWAFKGPWTLAQRLGADDLDAHEIAAKDPESFAALLSDKPAVHRYPGSMAKRIQQLCQYLVDHYDGDASAVWQDAATGAELLSRLEALPGFGHQKAQIFLALLGKQLGVHPTGWREAAGSYGDADSFRSVADIKGPDSLAKVRAHKQEMKAAAKAAKASGK
- a CDS encoding type II toxin-antitoxin system VapB family antitoxin translates to MIFKRIGNGRPYPDHGRESTRQWADVAPRPVRLDQLVTTKGQLDLETLLAEDSTFYGDLFAHVVKWQGDLYLEDGLHRAVRAALQQRQVLHARVLELD
- a CDS encoding LytR C-terminal domain-containing protein — protein: MGGQYRITGDKYPRLRRPKRRRRLVLTIVASVTALGLVGWGTLQLIDVFTGDEDQAAAAGPKADCATRVTSSPSPKASGSAAKDLPAPGRITVNVLNATPRAGLAKDTADELKQRGFRIGNVGNATEEYDKKVKGTAMLLGAKAAEDTALAVLNTQLTGAQSKTDGRKKATEVDLVIGTGFKALSTRKDADKALAALTSPEPTPTASKTC
- the upp gene encoding uracil phosphoribosyltransferase; amino-acid sequence: MRLHVVDHPLVAHKLTTLRDRRTDSPTFRRLADELVTLLAYEATRDVRTELVDITTPVATTTGVKLSHPRPLVVPILRAGLGMLDGMVRLLPTAEVGFLGMIRNEETLEASTYATRMPEDLSGRQVYVLDPMLATGGTLVAAIRELIARGADDVTAVVLLAAPEGVEVMERELAGAPVTVVTAAVDERLNEHGYIVPGLGDAGDRLYGAAE
- a CDS encoding tRNA adenosine deaminase-associated protein gives rise to the protein MYFAALLARTEDGWEASDTELDDVETLSDLADLAREASPGDDTVLVLIEQEDAWFGVVRIDGEDDPRIYVSDAAAAARSSYGEILLTDELLGREPGDDDPDLDALDLDGTEDGESDSDDDDDTSAEAVPHSPVGDTEILDDLGVGEKELRALDADDALSSIAEALGASEVLETVR
- the tadA gene encoding tRNA adenosine(34) deaminase TadA — encoded protein: MQLALAEAGRAAEGGDVPVGAVVLSPDGTTVLATGHNEREATGDPTAHAEVLAVRRAAAVLGAWRLTGCTLVVTLEPCTMCAGALVQSRVDRVVYGARDEKAGATGSLWDVVRDRRLNHRPEVVGGVLADDCARLLTEFFRTR
- a CDS encoding Dabb family protein, which encodes MIRHLVLFKLNEGVERDDPRVVKGVDAFRALDGTIGEIRFWELGWNLSDRPIAHDFAINSAFDDADALRTYVEHPDHQAGVALWREFATWVIADYEF
- a CDS encoding RNA polymerase sigma factor SigF, coding for MDEEVALTVSASTAPPQEDVPAPDPASAQVTAQATAPPPEKRRGADTRALTQVLFGELKHLAPGTPEHNRVRGALIEANLPLVRYAAARFRSRNEPMEDVVQVGTIGLINAIDRFDPDRGVQFPTFAMPTVIGEIKRYFRDNVRTVHVPRRLHELWVQVNSATEDLTTAFGRTPSTAEIAERLRITEEEVLSCIEAGRSYHATSLEAAQEGDGMPGLLDRLGYEDPELDGVEHRDLVRHLLVQLPEREQRILLLRYYSNLTQSQISAELGVSQMHVSRLLARSFARLRSANRIEV
- a CDS encoding RNA polymerase sigma factor SigF, encoding MSADQGSSKVLTLAKSETAPDAIQAPQDLQALEDLPGPQAPPASDFPASSASANIDTRTLSRSLFLRLAALDENSPERAYVRDTLIELNLPLVRYAAARFRSRNEPMEDIVQVGTIGLIKAIDRFDCERGVEFPTFAMPTVVGEIKRFFRDTSWSVRVPRRLQELRLALTKASDELSQKLDRSPTVTELAAVLGVSEEDVVDGLAVGNAYTASSLDSPAPEDDGGEGSLADRLGYEDTALEGVEYRESLKPLLAKLPPRERRIIMLRFFANMTQSQIGEEVGISQMHVSRLLTRTLAQLREGLISD
- a CDS encoding MarR family winged helix-turn-helix transcriptional regulator, with the translated sequence MAGQAHYEELVRQLSAIGAVKRELTRMLPHECPGGSAGVLTLLGRHGEMRTSRLAELLAVDMSVTSRHVAHVAERGWIERLPDPVDKRSRILRLTPEGRAVIAELDRRSSRLMADRLSDWSDDEVGELARLLGRLRESFDATAPPRTPTEPTRNAAEATRTDVEALRTPGEPTGTPA
- a CDS encoding MFS transporter yields the protein MATTTPAGVRAHAKHGGGPAKGAPHSGGDHAPMTHRQIMEALTGLLLGMFVAILSSTIVSNALPDIIKDLGGGQSAYTWVVTASLLAMTASTPLWGKLADLFSKKLLIQLALVIFVLGSAAAGLSQNAGMLIGFRAVQGIGMGGLSALAQIILAAMISPRERGRYNGYLGATFATAMVGGPLVGGVITDTSWLGWRWCFYVGVPFAVIALIVLQRTLHLPVVKRKVKVDWAGAFLITAAVCLLLVWVTFAGDKYDWVSWQTYAMVGGTVALLAVFLLVESKASEPIMPLRLFRNRTIALASLASLFVGVAMFAGTIFFSQYFQLARDKSPTMSGVLTIPMIAGLFVSSTVSGQVITRTGRWKAWLLAGGVLVTSGLGLLGTLRYDTPYWHVAIFMALLGLGVGMMMQNLVLCTQNQVAPGDLGAASSVVTFFRSLGGAIGVSALGAVLSHRITHYAEEGLAKLGVSGSSTGHGEIPDLDALPTPIRTVIESAYGHGIGDVFLYAAPFAVLALVFSFFIKEVPLRTTGALAQAADAPEVAEAAPAPATAVASPAAVSTEALAPVPAAAATAPASAGGSGISVRGHVRGVENAPVPRAAVTLISLGGRQLGRSVAGVDGAYAVDAPAAGSYVLIAAADGFQPQASTVVVNGEPVAYDVLLSGTSGLSGVVRAAGDGRAVPDAMVVVTDVRGDVLASGVTGEQGEFGFGELVPGGVTVAVNAAGFRPRALPVEVGGTGVTRIEIDLAAGARLQGVVRAPGGALADARVTLVDAAGNVVGTATTGADGTYAFTDLDGGEYTVIATGYPPVATALTVAGPGVDGHDIGLAHPGE